A part of Neovison vison isolate M4711 chromosome 8, ASM_NN_V1, whole genome shotgun sequence genomic DNA contains:
- the C1GALT1C1L gene encoding LOW QUALITY PROTEIN: C1GALT1-specific chaperone 1-like protein (The sequence of the model RefSeq protein was modified relative to this genomic sequence to represent the inferred CDS: inserted 7 bases in 5 codons; substituted 2 bases at 2 genomic stop codons) produces the protein MVLGSIYSVLITMXSQLPFNRGNNHDHHHLPPPNRKDLLNISGVQCMDINNSSHVDYISLGEXANEHYWVVLKETRTIPNCDKEPYSTKNDCLIIFKNDMWLQMRTTYNYVCEKHGDNYNWFLYXPTTFAVINKKYLLSARALSQLFHLGLTINGDLPYLTVEGEIVKYRXLKDSLLGKSEKCADRSVIWKLSEDIQLALSLKXAGVLAENAEDSEGRVVFNTKPFAHLIQGTMCNNLQQVVEGCSSGMAITLNGPTPRKMIVMMHGVHXLRAXHYFNSTLVFLPPNGSEND, from the exons atGGTGCTTGGGAGCATTTACTCTGTTTTAATAACTAT TAGCCAATTACCATTCAACAGAGGTAACAATCATGATCACCATCACCTTCCTCCACCAAACAGAAAAGATCTATTAAACATTTCAGGAGTGCAGTGCATGGATATTAATAACAGTAGCCATGTTGACTATATCAGCCTTGGAGA TGCAAATGAGCATTACTGGGTTGTGCTGAAAGAGACTCGGACCATACCCAACTGTGACAAAGAGCCCTACAGTACTAAAAATGattgtttaataatttttaaaaatgacatgtgGTTACAGATGAGGACAACTTACAATTATGTCTGTGAAAAGCATGGCGACAACTACAACTGGTTCTTGT GTCCCACTACATTTGCTGTCATTAACAAAAAGTACCTGTTGTCTGCTAGGGCTTTATCACAACTTTTCCATCTGGGCCTCACTATAAATGGCGACCTTCCATACCTGACTGTGGAAGGAGAAATTGTCAAGTACA GTTTGAAAGACAGCCTTCTCGGCAAGTCTGAGAAGTGTGCAGATCGAAGTGTGATTTGGAAGTTATCTGAAGACATTCAGCTGGCACTCAGCCTCAAATAAGCTGGAGTTCTTGCAGAAAATGCAGAGGATTCTGAAGGAAGAGTTGTATTTAATACAAAACCATTTGCACATCTTATTCAAGGGACAATGTGTAATAATCTTCAGCAAGTAGTAGAAGGCTGCTCTTCAGGTATGGCTATTACTCTTAATGGACCAACTCCCAGAAAGATGATAGTAATGATGCATGGTGTGCACTAGCTCAGGG TTCATTATTTCAACAGTACACTGGTTTTCTTACCTCCAAATGGTTCAGAAAATGACTGA